In Paenibacillus kyungheensis, the following are encoded in one genomic region:
- a CDS encoding pre-toxin TG domain-containing protein — protein sequence MNWYMNGYPISYINAFGLSADGDSWLTTGLSYGADAVPILGTVKGFKETITGVNYITGEQLSVADRVANGIDSIPRNEVCWKIWNRSDNRCW from the coding sequence ATGAACTGGTATATGAATGGGTATCCGATTTCATATATTAATGCGTTTGGACTGAGTGCGGATGGAGATTCTTGGTTAACTACAGGATTGAGCTACGGAGCCGATGCTGTTCCTATTTTGGGAACGGTAAAAGGTTTCAAAGAAACGATTACCGGAGTCAACTACATTACAGGTGAGCAATTGTCTGTAGCTGACCGAGTTGCCAATGGAATTGATTCCATTCCCAGGAACGAAGTATGTTGGAAAATATGGAACCGAAGCGACAATCGATGCTGGTAG